A portion of the Bdellovibrio bacteriovorus genome contains these proteins:
- a CDS encoding DUF222 domain-containing protein translates to MDLKRISDLELTQRLEKLVRTERKITHVILLHINEMESRKLFADMGYDGMFSYLTKHLGYSESSAYRRLQSARLLRQIPLVAEKLESGALNLSQLTQVQKCIKEEVRTSGAFLSEAKTLKILEEIENKNSFETQKILAAEFKQPIQTHESLKPQADESVRLEVTLTKEEFADLQKARDLLSHVCSDGSWGEVIGALAKKFNKSKMPKLSLVNSNA, encoded by the coding sequence ATGGATTTAAAAAGAATTTCTGATCTGGAACTTACTCAGCGCTTAGAAAAGCTTGTTCGCACAGAGAGAAAAATCACCCATGTGATTCTTTTGCATATCAACGAAATGGAATCTCGCAAACTCTTCGCTGACATGGGATATGACGGGATGTTTTCCTATTTAACCAAACATCTGGGCTATTCTGAATCGAGCGCTTACAGGCGTTTGCAATCGGCTCGGTTGCTGAGACAAATTCCCTTGGTCGCCGAAAAGCTTGAGTCGGGAGCATTGAATCTTTCGCAGCTCACTCAAGTTCAAAAGTGCATCAAAGAAGAAGTAAGAACCTCAGGCGCGTTTCTTTCAGAGGCTAAAACGCTGAAAATATTAGAAGAGATTGAGAATAAGAATTCCTTTGAAACCCAAAAGATCTTAGCAGCTGAATTTAAACAACCCATTCAAACGCATGAAAGTTTAAAGCCTCAGGCAGATGAAAGTGTTCGCTTAGAAGTAACCTTAACTAAGGAAGAGTTCGCAGACTTGCAAAAAGCACGAGATCTCTTGTCGCATGTGTGTTCCGACGGCTCCTGGGGAGAAGTCATTGGGGCACTTGCAAAAAAATTTAATAAATCAAAAATGCCGAAACTATCACTTGTGAACAGTAACGCATAG